A genomic region of Oenanthe melanoleuca isolate GR-GAL-2019-014 chromosome 25, OMel1.0, whole genome shotgun sequence contains the following coding sequences:
- the MRPS21 gene encoding 28S ribosomal protein S21, mitochondrial: MANHLRFVGRTVMVQNGNVEAAYGVLNRILVQDGVAEAVRRSRYYEKPCRARRRRAFEACRRVYSAEMARRIAFLARSGRQDPWLGC; this comes from the exons ATGGCCAACCACCTGCGCTTCGTGGGCCGCACGGTGATGGTGCAGAACGGGAACGTGGAGGCGGCGTACGGCGTCCTGAACAG GATCCTGGTGCAGGACGGCGTGGCCGAGGCCGTGCGGCGCTCCCGCTACTACGAGAAGCCGTgccgggcgcggcggcggcgcgcgtTCGAGGCGTGCCGCCGGGTCTACAGCGCCGAGATGGCGCGCAGGATCGCCTTCCTGGCGCGGAGCGGCCGCCAGGACCCGtggctgggctgctga